One Agelaius phoeniceus isolate bAgePho1 chromosome 8, bAgePho1.hap1, whole genome shotgun sequence genomic region harbors:
- the PARS2 gene encoding putative proline--tRNA ligase, mitochondrial, which translates to MEALLRSCRVPALGARHGGARAQHSGGTAGRARRLLLSQLFQPLALPTGGQAGSEGRPGEPSCRSQRLMLQAGLIHPTSPGCYCYLPPTVRAMEKLIKLMDQEMQAVGGQKLNLPSLCSAELWRASGRWDQMGPELFRLLDRHKHGYCLGPTHEELVTALVASQSGLSYKQLPLRLYQVTRKFRDEPKPRFGLLRSREFYMKDMYTFDSSEQAARRTYEQVCAAYCSLFSRLGLPFVKVRAATGSIGGSTSHEFQLPADIGEDRLLLCPQGHFAANVETLNGEQTSCPECGEKLSETKGIEVGHTFYLGTKYSSVANAVFSSAENKPQLAEMGCYGLGVTRILAASIEVLSTEDSIRWPSLIAPYQLCFIPPKRGSREEEEGAALLEQVYDELAQALPQLAGDAVLDDRSQLTIGKRLKDAQRLGYPYVVVAGKRVCEDPPVFEVWDQNAGEVLFLTKEGVIELLSKVQVP; encoded by the coding sequence ATGGAGGCCTTGCTGAGGAGCTGCCGAGTCCCGGCGCTGGGTGCCCGTCACGGCGGGGCCAGGGCCCAGCACAGCGGCGGCACCGCGGGCAGGGCCCGGCGCCTGCTGCTCTCGCAGCTCTTCCAGCCGCTGGCGCTGCCCACGGGCGGCCAGGCGGGCTCCGAGGGCCGGCCCGGGGAGCCCAGCTGCCGCAGCCAGCGGCtgatgctgcaggcagggctcatCCACCCCACCAGCCCCGGCTGCTACTGTTACCTGCCGCCCACCGTGCGCGCCATGGAGAAGCTGATCAAGCTGATGGACCAGGAGATGCAGGCCGTGGGCGGGCAGAAGCTGAacctgcccagcctgtgctcagcgGAGCTGTGGCGCGCCAGCGGCCGCTGGGACCAGATGGGCCCGGAGCTGTTCCGGCTGCTGGATCGGCACAAGCACGGCTACTGCCTGGGCCCCACGCACGAGGAGCTGGTGACGGCGCTGGTGGCCTCGCAGAGCGGCCTGTCCTACAAGCAGCTCCCGCTGCGCCTCTACCAGGTCACCAGGAAGTTCCGTGACGAGCCCAAGCCCCGCTTTGGCCTGCTGCGCAGCCGGGAGTTCTACATGAAGGACATGTACACCTTCGACAGCTCCGAGCAGGCGGCCCGGCGCACCTACGAGCAGGTGTGCGCCGCCTACTGCAGCCTCTTCTCCCGCCTGGGGCTGCCCTTCGTCAAGGTGCGGGCGGCCACGGGCAGCATCGGCGGCAGCACGTCCCACGAGTTCCAGCTGCCGGCTGACATCGGCGAggacaggctgctgctgtgccctcagGGACACTTCGCGGCCAACGTGGAGACGCTAAACGGGGAGCAAACCTCATGCCCTGAGTGCGGGGAGAAGCTCAGCGAGACCAAAGGCATCGAGGTGGGGCACACGTTTTACCTGGGCACCAAGTACTCCTCGGTCGCCAACGCTGTGTTCTCCTCGGCCGAGAACaagccacagctggcagaaaTGGGCTGCTACGGCCTGGGCGTCACCCGTATCCTGGCGGCCTCCATCGAGGTGCTCTCCACCGAGGACAGCATCCGCTGGCCCAGCCTCATCGCGCCCTACCAGCTCTGCTTCATCCCCCCcaagaggggcagcagggaggaggaggagggagcggcgctgctggagcaggtgtACGATGAGCTGGCCCAGGCGCTGCCCCAGCTCGCCGGTGACGCGGTGCTGGACGACCGGAGCCAGCTGACCATCGGCAAGAGGCTGAAGGATGCCCAGAGGCTGGGCTACCCCTACGTGGTGGTGGCTGGGAAGAGGGTCTGCGAGGACCCCCCGGTCTTTGAGGTTTGGGATCAGAATGCCGGCGAGGTTTTGTTCCTTACCAAAGAAGGAGTCATAGAGCTGCTGAGTAAAGTGCAAGTCCCTTAA